The following coding sequences are from one Pyxidicoccus xibeiensis window:
- a CDS encoding type I polyketide synthase: MAADTSNTGTTGLEIAVVGMAGRFPGARDLEAFWRNLRDGVESITFLKDSDLEASALDSPGIRSDPNYVKAAAFLEDADLFDASYFGVTPKEAEVMDPQQRVFLECAVEALENAGYDAERFRGRVGVYAGARTDTYVFNLFSNQAAVGGLDPFEIGLGNDLAFLTTRVAHRLNLRGPAYSVHTACSTSLVALHLASQALLADECQLAIAGGVAINVPQKVGYLYQYGSIMSPDGHCRAFDAKAAGTIFGSGVGLVVLKRLEDALADGDTIHAVIKGSAINNDGSVKASFTAPSVQGQATVIKDALAAADVPADSINYVEAHGTGTALGDPIEIRALTKAFGSKTRGKRSVAIGSVKTNVGHLDAAAGSASLLKAILALKHQQMPPSLHFESPNPQIDFDSGPFYVNTSLQPWAKGRTPRRAGVSSFGIGGTNAHIVLEEAPPAPPSAPGRPWELLVLSARSHTALDTATARLAQHLEDHPEAALADVAYTLQVGRKAHAHRRLVVVKDSGDAARVLRMAEPQRVLTGAHETGNRPVAFLFSDAGVGAHLEPLYRSEPAFRAEVDRCAELLQKHLGLDLRTALYPDDGGRPALTGPVAAAAHFVEPYALARLWMAWGVQPESLLGEGMGELVAACLAGVLPLEDALTLAVARAGGAEPVLNGHTLKAPEVPLYSAATGALLTAAEATRAATWLEAAGRPSRVTDGLRELVKEATRVLLVVGSPGVLLEAARALAGSTGTRTVLASLPAPGDTTPVPAAVLTMLGRLWLEGVEVDWEGLYEGQARRRVPLPTYPFERQRFWVAPAERSATAQAQGPQGKLVDMAEWFHVPSWRRTAPAALDRKALAERRCWVVFVDGLGVGEALCRRLEEANQEVVRVRPGTAFMRDAERRYALDPRQPGDYATLWKDLADQELQASTVVHLWSLTPQGEGVSSPELFRKAQDTGYYSLLHLGQALAKGDTSRQVRVEVVTNRVHDLEGEHHALPEKATVLGPCKVIPQEQEHVSTRCIDIIAPEPLSDGVAEVASRLLAELSQKPKDVVVAWRGNHRFAQHFAPMRLDAEGEPPHPLREKGVYLITGGLGAVGLLLANYLAETVHARLALLGRSEMPAPAEWDAYLASHSADDKVSRQIASVRELEKRGAEVMVVRADVADAAQLEAAVAQVEARFGALHGVLHCAGVTQGPSLYNPLTDIGRGESETQFGPKVYGTYALEKALRSRAVDFVVLFSSNAAVLGGLGYLTYASSNLFMDAFAQARSGRPGTRWVSASWDPWPEETKHNNVRTSMDQYAMTTQEGAEAVRRLATLGVDGQVVVATGDLQQRWKLWIQRDTSQQSTGGRVASKARRSKTPYVAPETELEKQLAALWQEVLGVEGVGLHDNFFDLGGHSLLATRVAGRLRTQFDFDVPLAKLFEAATVSALAKLVADHQAALEEAASQAALDELANLSDEEIEAELARRSS; this comes from the coding sequence ATGGCCGCAGATACGTCCAACACGGGCACCACGGGACTGGAGATCGCCGTCGTCGGCATGGCGGGGCGCTTCCCGGGTGCACGGGACCTGGAAGCCTTCTGGCGCAACCTGCGCGACGGAGTGGAGTCCATCACCTTCCTGAAGGACTCGGACCTGGAGGCCAGCGCGCTCGACTCGCCCGGCATCCGGAGCGACCCGAACTACGTGAAGGCCGCTGCCTTCCTGGAGGACGCGGACCTCTTCGACGCGAGCTACTTCGGCGTCACCCCCAAGGAAGCGGAGGTGATGGACCCGCAGCAGCGCGTCTTCCTGGAGTGCGCCGTGGAGGCGCTCGAGAACGCCGGCTATGACGCCGAGCGCTTCCGGGGCCGCGTGGGCGTCTATGCCGGAGCGCGCACGGACACTTACGTCTTCAACCTCTTCTCCAACCAGGCCGCCGTGGGCGGGCTGGACCCCTTCGAGATTGGCCTGGGCAACGACCTGGCCTTCCTCACCACGCGCGTGGCGCACCGGCTCAACCTGCGCGGCCCGGCGTACTCGGTCCACACTGCGTGCTCCACGTCGCTGGTGGCGCTCCACCTGGCCAGCCAGGCGCTGCTCGCCGACGAGTGCCAGCTCGCGATTGCCGGCGGCGTGGCCATCAACGTGCCGCAGAAGGTGGGCTACCTCTACCAGTACGGCAGCATCATGTCCCCGGACGGGCACTGCCGCGCCTTCGACGCGAAGGCGGCGGGCACCATCTTCGGCAGCGGCGTGGGCCTGGTGGTCCTCAAGCGGCTGGAGGACGCGCTGGCCGATGGCGACACCATCCACGCCGTCATCAAGGGCTCGGCCATCAACAACGACGGCTCCGTGAAGGCCAGCTTCACCGCGCCCAGCGTGCAGGGCCAGGCCACCGTCATCAAGGACGCGCTGGCCGCCGCCGACGTGCCGGCGGACTCCATCAACTACGTGGAGGCGCACGGCACCGGCACCGCGCTGGGCGACCCCATCGAAATCCGCGCCCTCACCAAGGCCTTCGGCAGCAAGACGCGCGGGAAGCGCTCGGTGGCCATCGGCTCGGTGAAGACCAATGTGGGCCACCTGGACGCGGCGGCCGGCAGCGCCAGCCTCCTCAAGGCCATCCTCGCGCTGAAGCATCAGCAGATGCCGCCCAGCCTGCACTTCGAGTCGCCCAACCCGCAGATCGACTTCGACAGCGGGCCCTTCTACGTGAACACCTCGCTGCAGCCCTGGGCGAAGGGCCGCACGCCGCGTCGCGCGGGCGTCAGCTCGTTCGGCATCGGCGGCACCAATGCGCACATCGTGCTGGAGGAGGCCCCGCCCGCTCCTCCGTCCGCGCCCGGCCGGCCGTGGGAGCTGCTCGTCCTCTCCGCGCGCAGCCACACCGCGCTGGACACCGCCACGGCCCGGCTGGCTCAGCACCTTGAAGACCACCCGGAGGCGGCGCTCGCGGACGTGGCGTACACGCTCCAGGTGGGCCGCAAGGCGCACGCGCACCGGCGGCTGGTGGTGGTGAAGGACTCCGGGGATGCCGCGCGCGTGCTGCGCATGGCCGAGCCCCAGCGCGTCCTCACCGGCGCGCACGAGACGGGCAACCGGCCCGTGGCCTTCCTCTTCTCCGACGCGGGCGTCGGCGCGCACCTGGAGCCGCTCTACCGCTCCGAGCCCGCCTTCCGCGCGGAGGTGGACCGGTGCGCGGAGCTGCTCCAGAAGCACCTGGGGCTGGACCTGCGCACCGCGCTCTACCCGGACGACGGCGGCCGCCCCGCCCTCACCGGCCCGGTGGCCGCCGCCGCGCACTTCGTGGAGCCGTATGCGCTGGCGCGCCTGTGGATGGCGTGGGGCGTCCAGCCGGAGTCCCTGCTGGGCGAGGGCATGGGCGAGCTGGTCGCCGCGTGCCTCGCGGGCGTGCTGCCGCTGGAGGATGCGCTGACGCTGGCCGTGGCGCGCGCGGGTGGCGCCGAGCCCGTGCTGAACGGCCACACGCTGAAGGCCCCGGAGGTGCCGCTCTACTCGGCCGCCACGGGCGCGCTGCTCACCGCCGCCGAAGCCACTCGCGCCGCGACGTGGCTGGAGGCCGCGGGCCGGCCCTCGCGCGTGACGGACGGGCTGCGGGAGCTGGTGAAGGAGGCCACGCGGGTGCTGCTGGTGGTGGGCTCGCCTGGAGTGCTGCTGGAGGCGGCCCGCGCGCTGGCGGGCTCCACCGGCACGCGCACGGTGCTGGCGTCGCTGCCCGCCCCGGGTGACACGACGCCGGTCCCCGCCGCGGTGCTCACCATGCTGGGCCGGCTGTGGCTGGAGGGCGTGGAGGTGGACTGGGAGGGCCTGTACGAGGGCCAGGCGCGCCGCCGCGTGCCGCTGCCCACCTACCCGTTCGAGCGCCAGCGCTTCTGGGTCGCTCCGGCCGAGCGCTCCGCCACGGCGCAGGCGCAGGGCCCGCAGGGCAAGCTGGTGGACATGGCGGAGTGGTTCCACGTGCCCTCGTGGCGGCGCACGGCTCCGGCAGCGTTGGACCGCAAGGCGCTGGCCGAGCGCCGCTGCTGGGTCGTCTTCGTGGACGGCCTGGGCGTGGGCGAGGCGCTGTGCCGCCGCCTGGAGGAAGCGAACCAGGAGGTGGTGCGCGTGCGACCGGGCACCGCCTTCATGCGCGATGCGGAGCGCCGGTACGCGCTCGACCCGCGCCAGCCCGGCGACTACGCCACGCTGTGGAAGGACCTGGCGGACCAGGAGCTGCAGGCGTCCACGGTGGTGCACCTGTGGAGCCTCACGCCCCAGGGCGAGGGTGTCTCCAGCCCGGAACTCTTCCGCAAGGCGCAGGACACCGGCTACTACAGCCTCCTCCACCTGGGGCAGGCGCTGGCGAAGGGTGACACCTCGCGGCAGGTGCGCGTGGAGGTGGTGACCAACCGCGTGCACGACCTGGAGGGCGAGCACCACGCGCTGCCCGAGAAGGCCACCGTGCTGGGCCCCTGCAAGGTGATTCCGCAGGAGCAGGAGCACGTCAGCACGCGCTGCATCGACATCATCGCGCCCGAGCCCCTGTCGGACGGCGTGGCGGAGGTGGCCTCGCGGCTGCTGGCCGAGCTGAGCCAGAAGCCGAAGGACGTGGTGGTGGCGTGGCGCGGCAACCACCGCTTCGCGCAGCACTTCGCTCCGATGCGCCTGGACGCGGAGGGCGAGCCGCCCCATCCGCTGCGCGAGAAGGGCGTCTACCTCATCACCGGTGGCCTGGGCGCCGTGGGCCTGCTGCTGGCCAACTACCTCGCTGAGACGGTGCACGCGCGGCTGGCGCTGCTGGGCCGCTCCGAGATGCCCGCCCCCGCCGAGTGGGACGCGTACCTGGCGTCGCACTCCGCGGACGACAAGGTGTCCCGGCAGATTGCCAGCGTGCGCGAGCTGGAGAAGCGCGGCGCCGAGGTGATGGTGGTGCGCGCGGACGTGGCGGACGCGGCGCAGTTGGAGGCGGCGGTGGCGCAGGTGGAGGCCCGCTTCGGCGCGCTGCACGGCGTGCTGCACTGCGCGGGCGTCACCCAGGGCCCCTCGCTGTACAACCCGCTGACGGACATCGGCCGCGGCGAGTCGGAGACGCAGTTCGGCCCCAAGGTGTACGGCACCTACGCGCTGGAGAAGGCGCTGCGCAGCCGGGCCGTGGACTTCGTGGTGCTGTTCTCCTCCAACGCCGCGGTGCTGGGCGGCCTGGGCTACCTCACGTACGCGTCGTCCAACCTCTTCATGGACGCCTTCGCGCAGGCGCGCTCGGGACGGCCCGGCACGCGCTGGGTGAGTGCGTCGTGGGACCCGTGGCCGGAGGAGACGAAGCACAACAACGTGCGCACCAGCATGGACCAGTACGCCATGACGACGCAGGAGGGCGCCGAGGCCGTGCGCCGGCTGGCGACGCTCGGCGTGGATGGTCAGGTGGTGGTGGCCACGGGCGACCTGCAGCAGCGCTGGAAGCTGTGGATCCAGCGCGATACGTCGCAGCAGTCGACGGGCGGGCGTGTCGCCAGCAAGGCACGCCGCTCGAAGACGCCCTACGTGGCGCCGGAGACGGAGCTGGAGAAGCAGCTCGCTGCGCTCTGGCAGGAGGTGCTGGGCGTGGAAGGCGTCGGCCTGCACGACAACTTCTTCGACCTCGGCGGCCACTCGCTGCTGGCCACCCGCGTGGCGGGACGCCTGCGCACCCAGTTCGACTTCGACGTCCCCCTGGCGAAGCTCTTCGAGGCGGCCACCGTGTCCGCGCTCGCGAAGCTCGTCGCCGACCACCAGGCCGCGCTGGAGGAAGCCGCCAGCCAGGCCGCGCTGGATGAGCTGGCCAACCTCAGCGACGAGGAAATCGAAGCCGAGCTGGCAAGGCGCTCCAGCTAG
- a CDS encoding cyclic peptide export ABC transporter: MSALLLLLRASRGRFVLAIVMGALSGASSALLVSRVNQAVAGQEPVSPSLVLGFAGAGLAALLTRLGAQFLLNGLHYGALFELRMALCRRVLAAPLRKLEELGTHRLMASLVEDANAVSASLLHLPNLFINGAIIAACLVYLAWMSPPLFLAMLGFMVGAVVSYWLPTTRTFGLLVRSRQAQDAQYQSFQSLLGGLKELKLNGRRRAAFTRTVLEPSARELRHLSTLSSNIFSATASWGVFLHVIGVGLLLFAAPSFGGMSWGLVVGYTLVVLYMQQPVEALMGLLPLLGRGTVAVRKMEQLGQQLAEAGTDTGLAGTEPRAFQSLELAGVTHTYHRENDDRPFTLGPLDLRLEPAELVFLVGGNGSGKTTLAKLLTGLYTPEGGEVRLDGAPVTGARREHYRQLFSVVFSDFHLFESLLGVDGSDPQVVREVERSLARLQLDRKVRIQDGALSTTALSQGQRKRLALLAAYLEDRPIYVFDEWAADQDPIFKDVFYRELLPELKRRGKTVFVISHDDRYFPLADRILRLESGKLASLAEHPGAQRVSLGPGLARP; encoded by the coding sequence ATGAGCGCCCTCCTGTTGTTGCTCCGCGCATCGCGGGGCCGCTTCGTGCTCGCCATCGTCATGGGTGCGCTGTCGGGCGCGAGCAGCGCGCTGCTCGTGTCCCGCGTCAATCAGGCCGTCGCGGGCCAGGAGCCGGTGAGTCCGTCGCTGGTGCTGGGCTTCGCGGGGGCCGGGCTCGCGGCGCTGCTCACCCGGCTGGGGGCCCAGTTCCTGCTCAACGGGCTGCACTATGGCGCGCTCTTCGAGCTGCGGATGGCGCTGTGCCGCCGCGTCCTCGCCGCCCCGCTGCGCAAGCTGGAGGAGCTGGGCACGCACCGGCTGATGGCGTCGCTGGTGGAGGACGCCAACGCGGTCAGCGCGAGCCTGCTGCACCTGCCCAACCTGTTCATCAACGGCGCCATCATCGCCGCGTGCCTCGTGTACCTGGCCTGGATGTCGCCGCCGCTGTTCCTGGCCATGCTGGGGTTCATGGTGGGGGCCGTCGTCTCGTACTGGCTGCCCACCACGCGCACGTTCGGTCTGCTGGTGCGCTCGCGGCAGGCGCAGGACGCGCAGTACCAGAGCTTCCAGTCCCTGCTGGGCGGCCTCAAGGAGCTCAAGCTCAACGGCCGGCGCCGCGCGGCCTTCACGCGCACGGTGCTCGAGCCCTCGGCGCGGGAGCTGCGGCACCTGTCCACGCTCAGCTCCAACATCTTCTCCGCCACCGCCAGCTGGGGCGTGTTCCTCCACGTCATCGGCGTGGGCCTGCTGCTCTTCGCCGCCCCGTCTTTCGGGGGGATGAGCTGGGGGCTGGTGGTGGGCTACACGCTCGTCGTCCTCTACATGCAGCAGCCGGTGGAGGCCCTGATGGGGCTGCTCCCGCTGCTGGGCCGCGGCACCGTGGCGGTGCGGAAGATGGAGCAGCTGGGCCAGCAGCTGGCCGAGGCCGGCACCGACACGGGCCTCGCCGGCACCGAGCCGCGTGCCTTCCAGTCGCTGGAGCTGGCGGGCGTCACCCACACCTACCACCGGGAGAACGATGACCGGCCCTTCACCCTGGGCCCGCTGGATTTGCGGCTGGAGCCCGCGGAACTCGTCTTCCTGGTGGGGGGCAATGGCAGCGGAAAGACGACGCTGGCCAAGCTGCTGACCGGCCTCTACACGCCCGAGGGCGGAGAAGTCCGCCTGGACGGAGCGCCCGTCACCGGCGCGCGGCGCGAGCACTACCGCCAGCTCTTCTCGGTGGTGTTCTCCGACTTCCACCTCTTCGAGTCCCTGCTCGGCGTGGATGGCTCGGACCCGCAGGTGGTGCGCGAGGTGGAGCGCTCGCTGGCGCGGCTCCAACTGGACCGCAAGGTGCGCATCCAGGACGGCGCGCTGTCCACCACCGCGCTGTCGCAGGGGCAGCGCAAGCGGCTGGCGCTGCTCGCCGCGTACCTGGAGGACCGGCCCATCTACGTCTTCGACGAGTGGGCCGCGGACCAGGACCCCATCTTCAAGGACGTCTTCTACCGGGAGCTGCTGCCGGAGCTGAAGCGGCGAGGGAAGACGGTGTTCGTCATCTCCCATGACGACCGGTACTTCCCGCTGGCGGACCGCATCCTCCGGCTGGAGTCCGGGAAGCTGGCGTCCCTGGCAGAGCATCCCGGGGCGCAGCGCGTCTCCTTGGGGCCCGGATTGGCACGGCCCTGA
- a CDS encoding cytochrome P450, with product MSTAESPKPTPPPPGPRGLWPLGPIVGATLDPRTFYATLHRDYGDIVGYRIARHRFYVINDPDSIQAVLAGRTSLYQRHAAPGTPSPIVGMGLIRNEGAPWKKQRGHIQSSMSKEQSAAMMEPCLDAFARRARPYVEQGRVDLFPAVKRMMFEGMAAVLVSEPPGDEVYADFSRVLESIDPEESELTRIFQTLALVFTPTKMPPPTGRTSSLMNGLHGWVDGLIARRKAAPAAEPRDVLDRLLAARGPDGAPAMDDRQLRDEVVTLFFTSFTTLSKIIGWTLCLLHAHPDAMHKARAELDSVCGDGLPRPESLPGLQYLTWACQESMRLIPPQMLLIRYLNAEDVLGGFRLEPGAQVHVCTWTTHRHPRYWKEPEAFIPERFSPERAAELPRWLYLPFGGGQRACVGTHLSLAMLPAALATLLQLADVDFTDARVPELAPGFTIRPKKPVELRLTPRAAAAARAVG from the coding sequence ATGAGCACTGCTGAGTCACCGAAGCCCACCCCGCCTCCGCCCGGGCCGCGAGGTCTCTGGCCGCTCGGGCCCATCGTGGGCGCGACGTTGGACCCCCGTACTTTTTACGCGACGCTTCATCGCGACTACGGGGACATCGTCGGCTACCGGATTGCGCGTCACCGGTTCTACGTCATCAACGATCCGGACAGCATCCAGGCGGTGCTCGCGGGCAGGACATCTCTGTACCAACGACACGCCGCGCCAGGGACGCCGTCGCCCATCGTGGGCATGGGCCTCATCCGCAATGAGGGGGCGCCGTGGAAGAAGCAGCGCGGCCACATCCAGTCGTCGATGTCGAAGGAGCAGTCGGCGGCGATGATGGAGCCGTGCCTCGACGCCTTCGCGCGGCGCGCGCGCCCGTACGTCGAGCAGGGCCGGGTGGACCTGTTCCCCGCCGTCAAGCGGATGATGTTCGAGGGCATGGCCGCGGTGCTGGTGTCCGAGCCTCCCGGTGACGAGGTCTACGCGGATTTCTCCCGCGTCCTCGAGTCCATCGACCCGGAGGAGAGCGAGCTCACGAGAATCTTCCAGACGCTGGCGCTGGTCTTCACTCCTACCAAGATGCCGCCGCCCACGGGGCGCACGTCTTCGCTGATGAACGGGCTGCACGGCTGGGTGGATGGCCTGATTGCCCGACGCAAGGCCGCTCCGGCCGCGGAGCCCCGGGACGTGCTGGACCGGCTGCTCGCCGCGCGCGGTCCGGATGGCGCCCCGGCGATGGACGACCGCCAGCTGCGCGATGAGGTGGTGACGCTGTTCTTCACCAGCTTCACGACGCTGTCGAAAATCATCGGGTGGACGCTGTGCCTGCTGCACGCCCACCCCGACGCGATGCACAAGGCGCGCGCGGAGCTGGACTCCGTCTGCGGGGACGGGCTGCCACGGCCGGAGTCCCTTCCGGGCCTGCAGTACCTCACCTGGGCGTGCCAGGAGTCCATGCGCCTGATTCCGCCGCAGATGCTGCTCATCCGCTACCTCAACGCTGAGGATGTGCTGGGCGGCTTCCGGCTGGAGCCCGGCGCGCAGGTCCACGTCTGCACGTGGACCACGCACCGGCACCCTCGCTACTGGAAGGAGCCGGAGGCCTTCATCCCCGAGCGCTTCAGCCCCGAGCGTGCCGCGGAGCTTCCTCGCTGGCTGTACCTGCCGTTCGGCGGCGGGCAGCGGGCCTGCGTGGGCACCCACCTGAGCCTGGCGATGCTGCCCGCGGCGCTGGCCACCCTGCTGCAGCTGGCGGACGTGGACTTCACGGACGCCCGCGTCCCCGAGCTGGCTCCCGGCTTCACCATCCGGCCGAAGAAGCCGGTGGAGCTGCGGCTCACCCCGCGCGCCGCCGCCGCGGCCAGGGCCGTGGGATGA